Sequence from the uncultured Bacteroides sp. genome:
ACCTTATCAATTTCTTTATCAGCAAACAGCTTCATCAAATTATTAGCCAGGTCAAACGAATCCTTATAGGAAGGTTTATCTGCCATCTCGAGGAATTCTCCGGCAACGATCAGCCCTTCTTTCTTTGCTTCGTGAGCAATTTTCTTGCCCACAGCAAAAATCAGAATGTTTTCCTTGCCAACTGTAGATTCATATCCTTCCACCATCAAATTCAACTGGCGGGCCACGTTTGCATTGTAGGCACCACAAAGAGATGAATTAGATGAAAAAGCAACTATTGCTACCTTTTTTATCGGACGAGTCGCAATGTAAGGTGATTGAATATCGGCTTCATTTGAGAGGAAAGCCGTTAGCATGGCATGCAGCTTCTTCTCGTAAGGAAGCATATTCACGATAGAATTTTGAGCACGGTGCAACTTAGCCGAAGCTACCATTTTCATGGCAGACGTAATCTTCCTGGTACTGTTAACCGATGCTATTCTTCCTTTTACTTCTTTTAGTGATGCCATATTTCCTCCTATTTACTATAGACTTTCGCAATAGATCCTGCTACTTTTTCAATGATTGCAGAAACTTCGTCATTAATAACACCTGTCTTCAATACATCAAGTACATCTTCCTGGTGGTTATTCTGAAGATCTAATAAAAAGTTCTTTTCAAATTCGTGAACCTTATCCAACTTAACTGCCTTCAATAAACCGTGTGTTCCGCAATATAAAATTGCAATTTGCT
This genomic interval carries:
- a CDS encoding F0F1 ATP synthase subunit gamma, with product MASLKEVKGRIASVNSTRKITSAMKMVASAKLHRAQNSIVNMLPYEKKLHAMLTAFLSNEADIQSPYIATRPIKKVAIVAFSSNSSLCGAYNANVARQLNLMVEGYESTVGKENILIFAVGKKIAHEAKKEGLIVAGEFLEMADKPSYKDSFDLANNLMKLFADKEIDKVELLYHHFKNTASQILTRENYLPVDLSVEEEVTTDHQWALDYIFEPSKEALIATLVPQVLGLRLYTALLDSNASEHAARTMAMQIATDNANEIIQDLTVLYNKSRQQAITNELLDIIGGSFK